From the Saccharomycodes ludwigii strain NBRC 1722 chromosome I, whole genome shotgun sequence genome, one window contains:
- a CDS encoding 40S ribosomal protein eS30 (similar to Saccharomyces cerevisiae YLR287C-A | RPS30A | Ribosomal Protein of the Small subunit (paralog of YOR182C | RPS30B) | uncharacterized intron close to the beginning of the gene) — translation GKVHGSLARAGKVKSQTPKVDKQEKPKKPKGRAYKRMLYNRRFVNVTLTNGKRKMNPSPSA, via the coding sequence GGTAAAGTTCACGGTTCATTAGCTCGTGCTGGTAAAGTTAAATCTCAAACTCCAAAGGTTGACAAGCAAGAAAAACCAAAGAAACCAAAGGGTCGTGCTTACAAGAGAATGTTGTACAACAGAAGATTTGTCAATGTCACTTTGACCAATGGTAAGAGAAAGATGAATCCATCTCCTTCCGCCTAG
- the PUT7 gene encoding Put7p (similar to Saccharomyces cerevisiae YLR283W | putative protein of unknown function) has translation MLKFGKKSGALLTQILFNNTKLNKNNHYIKTIISLKRYFRIITGPLASDNLNINSIDKDKKKKIILDNFKNNDTTGINTDHSDSLADIYYLQGDSTPDTLIRRGNFLHTTTAARQLDTMKLYNELRANNFTPLQSKTIIKMLIDTLNTQFYSIYNYKYVRSMELVNLKYSYQKISNDLKFEIKNLQDSHFLKTRINILNLDEVLKTWDDELNQLVIESLKNECRIEFQNHKLENTLLNRQQNLLLKGLHNKIGTHLIGQIKSETEQLRWYTMKYGVLALVSLVVMIVCGANISKWIESNTQSSKSKELVLKTVSKEGGVDPDNVNTVNLLDTNSPVVTDQEEVVQLLDNNK, from the coding sequence ATGCTGAAATTTGGGAAAAAAAGTGGAGCTTTGCTAACCCAAATATTGTTTAATAACACTAAacttaataaaaacaatcaCTATATCAAGACTATAATAAGCctaaaaagatattttagaATTATAACAGGCCCCTTAGCATCAGATAACCTCAATATTAATTCTAttgataaagataaaaaaaagaagattatCCTggacaattttaaaaataatgacacCACTGGTATCAATACCGACCATTCAGATAGCTTAGCggatatttattatttacaagGCGATTCCACCCCTGATACTTTAATAAGAAGAGGAAATTTTTTACATACCACTACAGCGGCAAGGCAACTAGATACTATGAAGCTATACAATGAGTTAAGGGCGAATAATTTTACCCCCTTGCAAAGtaaaacaataattaaGATGTTAATTGATACACTGAACACCCagttttattcaatttataattataaatatgtgAGATCGATGGAATTggttaatttaaaatattcgTATCAGAAAATTAGTAATGATTTGAAAtttgaaatcaaaaatCTACAAGATTCccattttttgaaaactagaataaacatattaaatttagatgaagttttgaaaacttGGGACGATGAATTAAATCAACTAGTTATCGAATCTCTAAAAAATGAATGCCGAATTGAATTCCAAAATcataaattggaaaatacaCTACTGAATAGACAACAGAATTTACTATTAAAGGGCttacataataaaatcgGAACCCATTTAATTGGTCAGATTAAAAGTGAAACTGAACAATTAAGATGGTACACTATGAAATATGGTGTTTTAGCGTTGGTAAGCCTAGTGGTTATGATTGTTTGCGGTGCCAATATATCTAAATGGATAGAATCTAATACACAATCTTCTAAATCCAAAGAACTTGTATTAAAAACTGTAAGTAAAGAAGGAGGAGTTGATCCAGATAATGTCAATACTGTAAATTTATTGGATACTAATTCTCCGGTGGTTACAGATCAAGAAGAAGTAGTTCAATTATTGGATAACAACAAATGa
- the CTS1 gene encoding chitinase (similar to Saccharomyces cerevisiae YLR286C | CTS1 | ChiTinaSe), with amino-acid sequence MKFVNFALFISAIATILISTVSCAFDVNSKKNVVAYWGQSAVYYENGEAQSSLSSYCSSGNVDIIVMSFVIEFFPTTINLGNYCDSTTCTNVASDIKSCQDQGVKVMLSLGGASGSYGFSSDSEAEEYATTLWNLFGAGTSASNLERPFSDAVVDGFDLDIENNNYVGYTAFVDKLRDYFATDSSKDYYISAAPQCPFPDYNVGPALANSLIDFAFIQFYNNAGCNADGSDFNFATWSSKVESGVIKNPDIKLFVGLPGASTSASTGYISDYTTLQSIVNEAAAYAEFGGISLWDVSSATANTNVDGQNYILDVKQALADAVVASSSIAASSSLSSSITPSSSVPPSSSVAPSSATVLSSSVVLSSSVPLTSAIPSSSTVPSSSVVLYSSVVLYSSVPSSSAIPSSSAIPSSSAIPSSSAIPSSSVLSSSVVLSSSVPLSSAIPSSSVLPSSSIVPSSSVPLSSAIPSGSGIPSSSVLPSSSIVPSSSVPPSSSIIPSSSVVLSSSVAPLSATVLSSSVVLSSSVPLTSAIPSSSIVPSSSVPLSSAIPSSSVLPSSSIVPSSSVPSSSIVPSSSVLSSSVVLSSSVPLTSAIPSSSVLPSSSIVPSSSVPLSSAIPSGSGIPSSSVLSSSSVPLSSAIPSSFVPPSSSDLSSFVPLSSSIILSNSVVLSSSVAPSSATVPSSSTVVSSSVPLTSAIPSSSTVASNSVPLSSGIPSSSGIPSSSVPSSFAIPSSSIVPSSSVSPSSSVVLSSSVAPSSATVLSSSVVLSSSVPLTPAIPSSSPVLSSASITFGPSIPSSSVVLSNSIPSSSIPLNSVTESNLAMSSSFAVYSKSVIVSFSTITRYSTSATPSNSVADLSLNNIEYSDVVSSSSSALSNYHTSNLEVSCSSTIVLVPTTSLTTYTSLVLPTTSSGVSSSISLDDYFAVSSNSLSGIISSATSQFSISSFQIAIPNSKSSFYSVTALTPVTTRKTAVLTPTVSLITDLDRETQEFAPTITTTYPKNEFVTESSSDILFSTAATISESSYVLATSFTSCVSSDFSTSVTRDEFDSFTNSLKVTSSVENSIGSFSTLAASNEAENMETLVTIVATATAFTTIVTPSVTTENVTVCKNNYCSEYLVTFTSTESKVLYSTEAVIGYKTIITSSANAVQTPQLQSSVSYSNSTLLTTVLTSISQQTPIIQAQNSNSTEPVSTGNYISSTPTPSVDVQSINGSISIINNVKTTSIFTIILSIITVILI; translated from the coding sequence atgaaatttgTCAATTTTGCATTATTCATATCTGCAATAGCTACCATTCTCATATCTACCGTTTCATGCGCATTCGATGtaaattccaaaaaaaatgttgttGCATATTGGGGTCAAAGTGCAGTTTACTATGAAAATGGTGAAGCTCAATCTTCTTTAAGTTCATATTGTTCTTCTGGAAATGTTGACATTATTGTGATGTCGTTtgttattgaattttttccaaCTACCATTAATCTGGGGAACTACTGTGATAGCACCACATGTACAAATGTCGCAAGCGATATTAAATCCTGTCAAGACCAAGGCGTAAAAGTTATGTTGTCTCTCGGAGGTGCTTCTGGTTCTTATGGGTTCAGTTCGGATTCCGAAGCCGAAGAATATGCCACCACTTTATGGAATTTATTTGGTGCAGGGACAAGCGCTTCTAACCTCGAACGTCCATTTAGTGACGCAGTTGTTGATGGTTTTGATCtagatattgaaaataataactacGTTGGTTATACCGCTTTTGTTGATAAATTGAGGGATTATTTTGCCACTGATTCTTCGaaagattattatatttctgCCGCACCACAATGCCCATTTCCTGATTACAATGTTGGTCCTGCTCTAGCAAATTCCTTAATTGACTTTgcttttattcaattttataataatgctGGTTGTAATGCTGACGGTTCCGATTTCAATTTTGCTACTTGGTCAAGCAAGGTGGAGAGTGGAGTCATTAAAAATCCGGacattaaattatttgttggCTTACCGGGTGCTAGTACTAGTGCTAGTACGGGTTATATTTCTGACTATACCACTTTGCAGAGCATCGTTAATGAGGCTGCTGCCTATGCGGAATTTGGTGGTATTTCCCTGTGGGATGTTTCTTCTGCTACTGCTAATACAAATGTTGATGGTCAAAATTACATTTTAGATGTTAAGCAAGCACTGGCTGATGCCGTAGTAGCCTCTTCTTCTATTGCTGCTTCGAGTTCTTTATCTAGTTCTATTACTCCATCCAGTTCTGTTCCTCCATCAAGCTCTGTTGCACCATCAAGTGCTACTGTTCTATCTAGCTCCGTTGTTTTATCGAGCTCTGTTCCCTTAACTTCTGCTATTCCATCAAGTTCTACTGTTCCATCTAGCTCTGTTGTTCTATATAGCTCTGTTGTTCTATATAGCTCTGTTCCATCTAGTTCTGCTATTCCATCTAGTTCTGCTATTCCATCTAGTTCTGCTATTCCATCTAGCTCTGCTATTCCATCTAGCTCTGTTCTATCTAGCTCCGTTGTTTTATCAAGCTCTGTTCCACTAAGTTCAGCTATTCCATCAAGTTCCGTTCTTCCATCAAGTTCTATTGTTCCATCTAGCTCTGTCCCACTAAGTTCTGCTATTCCATCTGGTTCTGGTATTCCATCAAGTTCCGTTCTTCCATCAAGTTCTATTGTTCCATCCAGTTCTGTTCCTCCATCAAGCTCTATTATACCATCAAGCTCTGTTGTTTTATCTAGCTCTGTTGCTCCATTAAGTGCTACTGTTCTATCTAGCTCCGTTGTTTTATCGAGCTCTGTTCCCTTAACTTCTGCTATTCCATCAAGTTCTATTGTTCCATCTAGCTCTGTTCCACTAAGTTCAGCTATTCCATCAAGTTCCGTTCTTCCATCAAGTTCTATTGTTCCATCTAGCTCTGTTCCATCAAGTTCTATTGTTCCATCTAGCTCTGTTCTATCTAGCTCCGTTGTTTTATCGAGCTCTGTTCCACTAACTTCTGCTATTCCATCAAGTTCCGTTCTTCCATCAAGTTCTATTGTTCCATCTAGCTCTGTCCCACTAAGTTCTGCTATTCCATCTGGTTCTGGTATTCCATCTAGTTCCGTTCTTTCATCTAGCTCTGTTCCACTAAGTTCAGCTATTCCATCAAGTTTCGTTCCCCCATCCAGTTCTGATCTATCCAGTTTTGTTCCTCTATCAAGCTCtattatattatcaaaCTCTGTTGTTTTATCTAGCTCTGTTGCTCCATCAAGTGCTACTGTTCCATCAAGTTCTACTGTTGTATCTAGCTCTGTTCCATTAACTTCTGCTATTCCATCTAGCTCTACTGTTGCATCTAACTCTGTTCCACTAAGTTCTGGTATTCCATCTAGTTCTGGTATTCCATCTAGCTCTGTTCCATCTAGTTTTGCTATTCCATCAAGTTCTATTGTTCCATCCAGTTCTGTTTCTCCATCAAGCTCTGTTGTTTTATCTAGCTCTGTTGCTCCATCAAGTGCTACTGTTCTATCTAGCTCCGTTGTTTTATCGAGCTCGGTTCCCTTAACTCCTGCTATTCCATCAAGTTCTCCTGTTCTATCAAGTGCTTCTATCACATTCGGCCCTTCTATCCCATCTAGCTCCGTTGTTCTATCTAATTCTATCCCATCCAGTTCTATTCCGTTAAATTCAGTGACTGAGTCTAATTTAGCCATGTCATCTAGTTTTGCTGTCTATTCTAAATCCGTAATTGTATCTTTTAGTACAATTACTAGATATAGCACAAGTGCCACCCCATCCAATTCTGTAGCCGATCTCAGCCTAAACAATATTGAATATAGTGATGTAGTTTCATCTAGTTCCTCAGCTTTATCTAACTATCATACATCAAATTTGGAGGTTTCTTGTAGTTCAACAATTGTTTTAGTGCCCACTACTAGTTTAACTACTTATACTAGTTTAGTGCTCCCCACTACATCGTCAGGCGTTTCAAGTAGTATTTCCCTTGATGATTATTTTGCAGTTTCTTCTAATTCTTTAAGTGGAATTATTTCTTCGGCTACATCACAGTTTTCTATTTCCTCTTTTCAAATTGCTATCCCAAATAGTAAATCGAGTTTTTATTCTGTTACGGCTCTAACTCCTGTCACTACTAGAAAAACTGCGGTTCTAACTCCTACGGTATCCCTGATTACCGATTTAGACAGAGAAACTCAAGAATTTGCTCCAACTATTACCACTACTTATCCAAAAAACGAGTTTGTTACTGAATCATCCTcagatattttgttttctacTGCTGCCACCATTTCGGAATCATCATATGTGTTAGCTACTTCCTTCACTTCTTGTGTTTCGTCTGATTTTTCCACTAGTGTAACAAGGGATGAGTTTGACTCTTTTACTAATTCTTTGAAGGTAACATCTAGTGTTGAAAACAGCATTGGAAGTTTTTCAACTTTAGCTGCCTCTAACGAAGCTGAAAATATGGAAACATTAGTCACTATCGTTGCTACTGCGACAGCTTTTACCACTATAGTTACTCCAAGTGTCACAACTGAAAATGTTACTGTTTGTAAGAATAATTATTGTAGTGAGTATTTAGTAACTTTTACTTCTACCGAGAGCAAAGTTTTGTACAGTACGGAAGCTGTGATTGGTTACAAAACGATCATCACCTCCAGTGCAAATGCCGTTCAAACCCCACAATTGCAGAGTAGTGTTAGTTATTCCAATTCAACATTATTAACTACAGTACTTACCTCTATTTCTCAGCAAACACCGATAATACAAGCTCAAAATAGTAACTCTACTGAGCCCGTTTCTACAGGAAACTATATTTCATCTACACCAACACCATCTGTTGACGTACAAAGTATCAATGGTTCTATTTCGATTATCAATAATGTAAAAACCACTTCTATTTTTACTATAATACTCtctattattactgttataTTAATCTAG
- the SER1 gene encoding O-phospho-L-serine:2-oxoglutarate transaminase (similar to Saccharomyces cerevisiae YOR184W | SER1 | SERine requiring) gives MPALPTREEPNYFGAGPALLPIDVLQQAACDLINYKDLGLGIGEISHRSKEATDVINKTKANLRKLMNIPDTHEVFFMQGGGTTGFSSVASNMFAASHGKGKGAYLVTGSWSLKSVQEAQRLNVPCEIIYNAKDHNHGKFGVVPSNNDFKITAEDNFSYCYICENETVHGVEYQELPVLPAGVELCADLSSDILSRKIDVSKYGVILAGAQKNIGLAGLTLYIVKKSILEKIESCPKGVTPITPIAFDWPTVVKNNSAYNTIPIFTLHIMDLVFEHLLAKGGVSEQQKENEEKSKILYTVLDSHPDFYALPVDKSCRSKMNVVFTLKKEGLDEKFLKESTADKLTGLKGHRSVGGFRASLYNAVTIESASKLAKFCDEFAKQNK, from the coding sequence ATGCCTGCATTACCAACAAGGGAAGAACCAAACTATTTTGGCGCTGGTCCAGCTCTGTTACCGATCGACGTCTTACAACAAGCTGCTTGTGATTTAATCAATTACAAAGATTTGGGTTTGGGTATCGGCGAAATTTCACATCGTTCTAAAGAGGCTACTGATGTTATTAATAAGACTAAGGCTAATTTACGTAAATTGATGAATATCCCAGATACTCATGAAGTTTTCTTTATGCAAGGTGGTGGTACCACTGGTTTTTCTTCTGTCGCCTCTAACATGTTTGCTGCCTCTCATGGTAAGGGCAAAGGTGCTTACTTAGTCACTGGCAGTTGGAGTCTTAAGAGTGTACAAGAAGCTCAACGATTAAATGTGCCATGtgaaataatttataatgCTAAAGATCATAATCATGGTAAATTTGGCGTTGTTCCAAGTAACAAcgattttaaaattaccGCTGAAGATAATTTTTCCTATTGTTATATTTGCGAAAATGAAACTGTCCATGGTGTTGAATATCAAGAATTGCCCGTATTGCCAGCTGGTGTTGAACTATGTGCTGATTTAAGTAGTGATATTTTAAGCAGAAAAATAGATGTTTCTAAGTATGGTGTAATTCTGGCAGGAGCTCAAAAAAACATTGGCCTGGCTGGATTAACTTTATACATtgtgaaaaaaagtattttagAAAAGATTGAATCATGTCCAAAAGGAGTAACACCAATCACCCCAATAGCATTTGATTGGCCAACTGTCGTTAAGAACAACTCTGCCTACAACACCATCCCCATTTTCACTTTGCACATTATGGATTTAGTTTTTGAACATTTATTGGCTAAAGGTGGTGTTTCGGAACAACAGAAGGAAAATGAGGAAAAATCTAAGATTTTATATACTGTTTTGGACAGCCATCCCGATTTTTATGCTTTGCCTGTTGACAAAAGTTGTAGGTCGAAGATGAACGTTGTTTttacattaaaaaaggaaggCTTAGacgaaaagtttttaaaagaatccACTGCCGATAAATTAACTGGATTAAAGGGTCATCGTTCTGTTGGTGGGTTCAGAGCTTCATTATATAATGCGGTTACTATAGAAAGCGCAAGCAAGTTGGCAAAATTCTGTGACGAGTTTgctaaacaaaataaataa
- a CDS encoding uncharacterized protein (similar to Saccharomyces cerevisiae YLR287C | putative protein of unknown function) — MDDNISVTLILKLVNSIKENFQDIYTDENSFHTKIGQTFNSKDGNAKPNELEEVSKLSELIKAHATKLGIVLSPSQITKKAEDGNKVFNDINPRVVKPIFQELTSLTNSVFYLLSVLPLFYDNTVTTTNYKNKNYYPCFFINDLDTNVLGIVTSLSNVAQATKSIILANTTLEQVKMDESDQVAFGEDNRLICIGKMWASCDELKKLCKLNSFGVITSKINTISIKLLNDTLTELQDWLEDPQLSNSDDPFDINYDTDDDQEDGDLDKEELSEEALENMIEYVKRWIQKIKFIKLLMSGLNQQLNRVSKKKQTKKLAGELDQLYTLQNNVIVQTDELVSTLFLLGNDFDKNDQELTSIVDTLDNKYLKKICQIVGDLGEEKGTSWVKTWCTKYNDI; from the coding sequence ATGGATGATAATATTTCAGttactttaattttaaaattagttAATAGTATCAAGGAGAATTTTCAGGACATTTATACAGATGAGAACTCATTCCACACAAAGATTGGCCAGACATTTAATTCTAAAGATGGCAATGCTAAGCCCAATGAATTAGAGGAAGTTTCTAAGCTAAGTGAATTAATTAAAGCACATGCTACTAAATTAGGTATTGTTTTGTCACCATCACAAATCACTAAAAAGGCTGAAGATGgaaataaagtttttaatgatattaatcCTCGGGTGGTTAAACCAATTTTTCAAGAATTAACTTCATTGACCAATTctgtgttttatttattaagtGTTTTGCCACTATTTTATGATAATACTGTTACCACTACtaattacaaaaacaagaatTACTATCcgtgtttttttattaatgatcTAGATACTAACGTACTAGGAATAGTTACTTCATTATCTAACGTTGCACAAGCTACTAAAAGTATAATACTTGCTAACACTACCCTTGAACAAGTCAAAATGGACGAGTCAGACCAGGTAGCTTTTGGTGAGGATAATAGATTAATATGCATAGGTAAAATGTGGGCCTCTTGTgatgaattgaaaaaattgtgCAAATTAAATTCATTTGGTGTTATCACATCTAAGATCAACACTATTtctataaaattattgaatgATACATTAACAGAACTACAAGACTGGCTGGAAGATCCCCAATTATCTAACTCGGATGATCCATTTGATATAAATTATGATACTGATGATGATCAAGAGGACGGCGATTTAGACAAAGAAGAACTGAGTGAAGAAGCTTTAGAAAATATGATTGAGTATGTTAAACGGTggatacaaaaaataaagttcaTTAAGCTATTGATGAGCGGCTTAAATCAGCAATTAAATAGagtttctaaaaaaaaacaaaccaaAAAGCTGGCTGGCGAATTAGATCAACTATATACCTTGCAAAACAATGTTATTGTCCAAACCGATGAATTGGTCAGTACTCTGTTTTTGTTAGGAAATGATTTTGATAAGAACGATCAAGAATTGACATCCATTGTGGACACTTtggataataaatatttaaaaaaaatatgtcaGATAGTTGGCGATTTGGGTGAAGAAAAGGGAACTTCCTGGGTTAAGACTTGGTGTACTAAATATAATGATATATAA
- the LAS17 gene encoding actin-binding protein LAS17 (similar to Saccharomyces cerevisiae YOR181W | LAS17 | actin assembly factor), which produces MGLLSSGDKEKIKIALPKSFNKIIYVSVARLYIAYPNPDKWQYTGLTGSIALVDDLVGNTFFFKLIDINGNRGVIWDQELYINFEYFQDRTFFHTFELEDCMAGLLFEDIGEAQHFYKRVVKREKYASKKTLSNNNAIALNKSNNGGGNKSSSNSNIHGPRGESLISDQRQRYDYDSLARKKAPPPPPPSTATTSATTNVTRNNSSKSAARNESTSANTPDVPAESTSSVPVVHHVPPPPDHYVNPTPSTNPDLEKNRPENNKTTQSVNMDTRFAFPIPQMKNFGSSISAVTPVAAVPPPLPAGNRPALPQRNVPQPSSPVLPNRYNAIPAVGGAFPPPLPPSRRGPVPAPPPRRTTAALPTINGYTQQEPYNNTNLGRAVPPAPPKRGPVPPPPPRAARPTPSLPNRVPSNPVSYGQPQQYNDYNTRLQQQQQQQQEVPYDQSAYPPSQNQIPMAPPMPSMGQSAAAPPPPPPQMPSMGQNAAAPPPPPPMPGMGQSAAAAPPPPPPMPSMGQSAAAPPPPPPMPTMGQNNSNNSSGLTETTGDAGRDALLASIRGAGGINSLKKIDKSQLDRPSVLLQEGKDNKPGVNNSNGASTSGGGGPPSLADALAAALNSRKAKVSYNGDDDGGDW; this is translated from the coding sequence atggGCTTGCTATCGTCGGGtgataaggaaaaaattaaaatagcATTACCTAAGTCattcaataaaatcatttatGTTTCAGTAGCACGGTTATACATTGCGTATCCCAATCCAGATAAATGGCAATATACAGGATTGACAGGTTCGATTGCATTAGTTGACGATTTGGTTGGTAAcaccttcttttttaaattgattGACATAAATGGGAACAGAGGCGTTATATGGGACCaagaattatatattaattttgaatatttccAAGACCGTACATTTTTTCACACTTTTGAATTGGAAGATTGCATGGCTGGTTTATTATTCGAAGATATCGGCGAAGCtcaacatttttataaaagggttgttaaaagagaaaaatatGCATCCAAGAAGACTTtatccaataataatgccaTCGCATTGAATAAGAGCAATAACGGTGGAGGTAATAAAAGTAGCTCGAATAGTAATATCCATGGACCAAGGGGGGAATCCTTGATCAGTGATCAAAGGCAACGATATGATTATGATTCACTGGCCAGAAAGAAAGCCCCACCTCCACCTCCACCTTCAACTGCAACCACTTCTGCCACTACCAATGTTACTAGAAATAACAGTTCTAAGAGTGCTGCTAGGAATGAGAGTACCAGTGCAAACACGCCGGATGTTCCGGCTGAAAGTACCTCATCTGTTCCAGTGGTCCATCATGTTCCCCCACCTCCGGATCATTACGTTAATCCAACACCGTCAACAAATCCcgatttggaaaaaaatcgacctgaaaataacaaaacaacACAATCTGTTAATATGGATACTAGATTTGCTTTCCCAATTCCACAAATGAAAAACTTTGGTTCTTCTATTTCGGCGGTAACACCTGTAGCTGCAGTACCCCCACCCTTACCGGCGGGCAACAGACCAGCGCTGCCTCAAAGAAATGTGCCACAACCATCGTCGCCGGTTCTGCCAAACAGATACAATGCAATTCCTGCAGTTGGTGGGGCATTTCCTCCACCATTACCTCCATCTAGAAGAGGACCAGTTCCGGCACCACCTCCAAGAAGAACGACAGCAGCTCTGCCAACCATAAATGGATATACGCAGCAAGAACCTTACAACAATACCAATCTTGGTAGAGCTGTTCCACCTGCACCTCCGAAACGAGGACCTGTTCCACCGCCCCCTCCGCGTGCGGCTAGACCCACACCCAGTTTACCTAATCGTGTGCCATCTAATCCTGTTAGTTATGGCCAACCACAGCAATATAATGACTATAACACACGactacaacaacaacaacaacaacaacaagagGTTCCATATGACCAAAGCGCTTACCCTCCCTCACAGAATCAAATACCTATGGCACCACCAATGCCAAGTATGGGTCAAAGTGCTGCTGCTCCACCACCACCTCCACCACAAATGCCGAGTATGGGCCAGAATGCTGCTGCTCCACCACCTCCACCACCAATGCCAGGTATGGGTCAAagtgctgctgctgctccaccaccaccaccaccaatGCCAAGTATGGGTCAAAGTGCTGCTGctccaccaccaccaccgcCAATGCCAACTATGGGCCAAAACAATTCTAACAATAGTTCTGGACTTACAGAAACAACTGGAGATGCTGGTAGAGATGCTTTACTGGCTAGTATTAGAGGCGCAGGCGGTATTAATTCATTGAAGAAAATCGATAAGTCACAGTTGGACAGGCCAAGTGTGTTATTACAAGAAGGAAAAGATAATAAGCCTGGCgttaataacagtaatgGGGCTAGTACATCAGGAGGTGGTGGCCCACCTTCTTTGGCTGATGCATTGGCTGCTGCTTTGAACAGTCGGAAGGCAAAAGTTTCGTATAATGGagatgatgatggtggCGATTGGTAA
- the NNT1 gene encoding S-adenosylmethionine-dependent methyltransferase (similar to Saccharomyces cerevisiae YLR285W | NNT1 | Nicotinamide N-methylTransferase), translated as MLSDTDSLFGEENQLFEEPQDFAPPPPEPHFASYKRCVTNAVPKEISLRLVGSSPLWGHLLWNAGIYTSNHLDKLANKCKEEFRSKTVLELGAAAGLPSIICGLNNAAKVVVTDYPDADLIENIKINVSKYNNNNNMTVEGYIWGNNYEPLLKNLPNNKKKFDLIIMSDLVFNHSEHHKLLKTAKDLLEPENGKVLVVFSPHRPHLLPADLNFFETCKKDPYNFKVEEIEIVNWKPMFEEDEETVEIRSRVYAYYLSLS; from the coding sequence ATGCTATCAGATACAGACTCTCTTTTTGGTGAAGAAAATCAATTGTTTGAAGAACCACAAGATTTtgcaccaccaccaccgGAACCACATTTTGCATCTTACAAGCGTTGTGTTACAAATGCGGTTCCAAAAGAAATATCTCTAAGATTAGTAGGATCATCTCCATTATGGGGACATTTGTTGTGGAATGCAGGAATATATACCTCCAATCATCTAGACAAATTGGCAAATAAATGCAAAGAAGAATTTAGAAGTAAAACAGTTTTAGAATTAGGAGCCGCTGCCGGTCTACCCTCAATTATTTGCGGTTTAAATAACGCTGCAAAGGTGGTGGTTACAGATTATCCGGATGCTGATTTAAtcgaaaatattaaaataaacgTTTCCaaatacaacaacaataataatatgacTGTGGAAGGTTATATTTGGGGAAATAACTATGAGCCATTACTCAAAAATTTgccaaataataaaaaaaaatttgatttgaTAATTATGAGCGATTTAGTTTTTAACCATAGCGAACATCATAAATTGCTTAAAACTGCTAAAGATTTACTAGAACCTGAAAACGGCAAAGTTTTAGTGGTATTTTCTCCACATAGACCACACTTATTACCAGCtgatttgaatttttttgaaacatGTAAAAAAGACCCATATAACTTTAAGGTTGAAGAAATTGAAATCGTTAATTGGAAACCCATGTTTGAGGAAGATGAAGAAACCGTAGAAATAAGATCCAGGGTTTATGCATATTATTTAAGCCTATCCTAA